Part of the Sulfuricurvum kujiense DSM 16994 genome, CCTCTTCAACCCTTCGGCGTGCCTATGAAATAGGCAAGGAAGCGGGATTAAAATACGTTTATGTCGGAAATATCGATGATGAGTCGCGTGAATCGACCTATTGTTCTTCCTGTCATAAGCCGCTTATTGAACGGCACGGCCACGTCGGACAATTTGTTACCAATCATCTTGTTAATTTAAATGTCTGTCCTTACTGCAGTACGTCGGTTGAAGGTGTCTGGCATTAGACATTCTACAGATTATGACGTATCTTTTGAAGTAGTAGAAGCCATATTCCGCCTACTGCAAAAACCGCTATGGCAGCAAAAACAGAAGTGATAGAAAATTGCGCAAAGCCCAACATGTCTCTTAAAAAAGGGATAAATAATACGGCCGAAAGTAGCACGACAACCCCTCCGAACATATAGATCAGCATCGGATTTCCGCGGTTGTAACCCGAACGCAGAGAATCGTTAAAATCGCTGTTCGCCAAAACCAAAAGAAATAAGGTAAAGACCAGTGCCGCAAACAAAGTGCTTTGTATGGAATGGATATGCCATCCCATCTGCAGCAATAGAAGATATCCGAATAAGAAAACAAGGGCAATACCCGCACCCTGAGCCAAAGCGAATCCGATATTCTTCGCGGTAAAAGGGCTGCTGTTCAAAGGTCGCGGCGGACGCCGCATGATATGGGCCTCTGCCGTATCGGCTTCAAAGACAATCGCGCAGGCCGGATCTATCAGCAGTTGAAGCAAGACGATATGGACTGGCTGGAGCATGACGGGCCAGTGCAGCAAAGCGGGCACAAGCGTCAATGCAATGATAGGGAGATGTACGGCAAAAATGAATCGGGTGGCTTTGGTGATGTTGTCATAGATGGATCTGCCTTGGCGAATTGCGGCGACAATACTGCCGAAGCTGTCATCCAGTAAGACGATAGCTGCGGCTTCACGTGCTACATCGGTACCGCGTTCGCCCATGGCAATTCCTACATCGGCCGCCTTCAGAGCAGGCGCGTCGTTCACGCCGTCCCCGGTCATCCCTACAACATTGCCGCTTTTTTGTAATAACTGAACCAGGCGAAGCTTTTGCTCGGGCTGCATACGTGCACAGATATCGCTCTCTTTCAGCCGCAAAAGCAGCTCGTCATCCTTTAATCGGGAGATTTCGTCGCCGGTAATGACGTTAGAACGCTCGGATAATCCGACTTCCTTTGCAATGGCATATGCCGTAGCCGGATGATCTCCCGTGAGCATAAGGACACGTATACCGGCATTTTTGCATTCAGCGAGTGCATCAGAGACTTCGGGACGCGGAGGATCCATAAAGCCGATAAGACCCAGAAAAATGAAATCAAAGTCGTGTTGGCTTTTAGGCCAGATGGGCGTGGAATCCGTCACCTGCAACTCACCTCTCGCAACGCCCAATACCCGTAAACCGCGTTCAGCCATTTCTTCAACCTGAGCTTGAATGGCACTCCGTTTTGTCTCCGAAAGATGGCACAAATCGGCAACGGCTTCTGGGGAGCCTTTGGTAGCAAGCAGATGCAATGATGGGTCTATATCTGAAAATATGCGGGTCATCGCCATTATTTCGGCGGAAAGTTCATAATGAAATTCAGGACTGCACTCATCGTGCATATGTTCGGTACCTACTAAATGTTCATGTCCGAAAGACTGAATCGCTTTTTCCATTGGATCAAAAGGGTCGGCCGGAGTTGCCAGCATGGCGAATTCCACCAGAGGATGAAATATTTCTGCAAGTTCATTCTCATTTGAAGCATTGAACATATCGTTATCTACCGATAATTCGGTGATTTTCATACGGTTTTGCGTTAACGTTCCTGTTTTGTCGACGGCGAGGACGGTAATCGCTCCTAATGCTTCCACAGCGGATACACGACGTGTCAACACTTTGATTTTCGTAATACGCCACGCGCCCAATGCCAAAAAGACGGTGAGAATGACGGGTATCTCTTCGGGAAGGGTTGCCATCGCCAGTGTAATCCCAGAGAGGATACTTTCCAACAGCGAGAGATCATTCAATCCCCAATTGATGAGGATAAGCGCAGATGCCAAAGCTAATGCGATAAGGCTTAACGCGCGGATAAGCGAACGGGAAGCTTTTTGTAAACCGGATATCGTTTCTTCGGTGCCGCTTAGCGATTGGCCGATATGTCCGACGGCCGTATCAACCCCTACGCTATGAACTCTGGCGTATCCGACCCCTTTGGTTACTACCGTACTGGCATACAACATCGCTTCGGGCACTTTTTCAACGGGGACCGATTCGCCGCTCAAAAGGGATTCGTCTACCGATAACTGTCCTTCCAACAAGTGTGCGTCCGCTGCAATACGGTCACCTTCATGCAAGATCATCAGATCGCCGTGAACCACATCACGTCCCGGTATGCGGATCTCTGCTCCGTCTCGAATCACTAACGCACGTGGGGCGGAAAGATCTCGCAACGATTCCAGCGCACGCTGCGTTTTGTGTTCTTGAAACAGCGTGATAGCTATAACGACAAAGACAAAGGTGAGTAAAAAAATCGCTTCGGCACGATCCCCCAGAATCAGATAGATACTTCCGGCTGCCAGCAACATTAGAAACATCGGTTCTTCAATGACGTTCAGTAAAATAGAGGAGAGCTTTTTGGGTTCACTCTCCGGCAATGCGTTTAAACCGTATCGAATTTTATTGGATTGAACCTCTTTGGAATTTAATCCGATTAACAGCGTTTCAGCTTTCATGTACTCATACAATCAGCGGGACGAATTGAAATCCGGGGAGTTCATAGCCATCAACGGTTCCATCCTCTTTTTTTGTAAGGCACCAAATACTGTTTTGGACGGGGACAACAAGTCTTCCTTCCGTTTTAAGCTGCTCGAACAGGGTATCCGGTATTTTTGGTGCGCTTGCAGAAACGAGGATGCGATCATATACTTCTCCTGGCTTTCCGAGAACCGAAGAAGTGCCTTGTGTGATAGATGCGTTGTCTATTCCCATTTTTTGCAAGCTTTGTTTACCGTACTCAACCAATGAGGGGACGATTTCGATCCCTTCAACAAATCCTGACGCTCCGACAGCCGTAGTC contains:
- a CDS encoding cation-translocating P-type ATPase, yielding MKAETLLIGLNSKEVQSNKIRYGLNALPESEPKKLSSILLNVIEEPMFLMLLAAGSIYLILGDRAEAIFLLTFVFVVIAITLFQEHKTQRALESLRDLSAPRALVIRDGAEIRIPGRDVVHGDLMILHEGDRIAADAHLLEGQLSVDESLLSGESVPVEKVPEAMLYASTVVTKGVGYARVHSVGVDTAVGHIGQSLSGTEETISGLQKASRSLIRALSLIALALASALILINWGLNDLSLLESILSGITLAMATLPEEIPVILTVFLALGAWRITKIKVLTRRVSAVEALGAITVLAVDKTGTLTQNRMKITELSVDNDMFNASNENELAEIFHPLVEFAMLATPADPFDPMEKAIQSFGHEHLVGTEHMHDECSPEFHYELSAEIMAMTRIFSDIDPSLHLLATKGSPEAVADLCHLSETKRSAIQAQVEEMAERGLRVLGVARGELQVTDSTPIWPKSQHDFDFIFLGLIGFMDPPRPEVSDALAECKNAGIRVLMLTGDHPATAYAIAKEVGLSERSNVITGDEISRLKDDELLLRLKESDICARMQPEQKLRLVQLLQKSGNVVGMTGDGVNDAPALKAADVGIAMGERGTDVAREAAAIVLLDDSFGSIVAAIRQGRSIYDNITKATRFIFAVHLPIIALTLVPALLHWPVMLQPVHIVLLQLLIDPACAIVFEADTAEAHIMRRPPRPLNSSPFTAKNIGFALAQGAGIALVFLFGYLLLLQMGWHIHSIQSTLFAALVFTLFLLVLANSDFNDSLRSGYNRGNPMLIYMFGGVVVLLSAVLFIPFLRDMLGFAQFSITSVFAAIAVFAVGGIWLLLLQKIRHNL
- a CDS encoding protein-L-isoaspartate O-methyltransferase family protein, with the translated sequence MQSNEQLVNYLISSGVLRSPLLINAFEKCDRILFVPDEFYPYAYEDRPLPIGRAQTISQPYTVAIMLELLQPNVGNKILDIGSGSGWTTALLTTAVGASGFVEGIEIVPSLVEYGKQSLQKMGIDNASITQGTSSVLGKPGEVYDRILVSASAPKIPDTLFEQLKTEGRLVVPVQNSIWCLTKKEDGTVDGYELPGFQFVPLIV